Proteins encoded by one window of Halorubrum ruber:
- a CDS encoding M42 family metallopeptidase, whose translation MTANATLDFDLLARLADAPGPVGREDGIRDVVRDELPPVDAVRTDAMGNVVATAEGDATPGYEVLVAAHMDEIGLVVSDVDDEGFLSVEPLGGWNPDALRGHPVTVHADDGEYDAVVGVTAAHTAAEAAPDEWTLDDAHVFTGLDSAAAAETFRVGDVVTFDADLREIGRCVAGSSLDDRAGVYVLVEAARRADPDVTVHYAATVQEEVGLRGAAALGVDVDPDLAVAIDGTLEQSYPGVDPADAMSKLGDGVGVKRKDASVVPTPAVVERLESLAEERGIDFQREVARNIGTDAGALQNAGGARPVGALSVPVRYHHSAVETADARDVEAAVDLLTAFLDTEDGEGYAPS comes from the coding sequence GTGACCGCGAACGCCACGCTCGACTTCGACCTGCTCGCGCGACTGGCGGACGCCCCCGGGCCGGTCGGTCGCGAGGACGGCATCCGGGACGTCGTGCGAGACGAACTTCCCCCGGTCGACGCCGTGCGGACGGACGCGATGGGCAACGTCGTCGCGACCGCCGAGGGAGACGCAACTCCCGGCTACGAGGTGCTCGTCGCCGCGCACATGGACGAGATCGGGCTCGTCGTGAGCGACGTCGACGACGAGGGCTTCCTCTCCGTGGAGCCGCTCGGCGGCTGGAACCCGGACGCGCTCCGCGGCCATCCGGTCACCGTCCACGCCGACGACGGGGAGTACGACGCGGTGGTCGGCGTCACGGCCGCGCACACGGCCGCCGAGGCGGCGCCGGACGAGTGGACGCTCGACGACGCGCACGTGTTCACCGGGCTCGACTCCGCGGCGGCCGCCGAGACGTTCCGCGTCGGCGACGTCGTCACGTTCGACGCCGACCTCCGAGAGATCGGGCGGTGCGTCGCCGGCTCCTCGCTCGACGACCGCGCGGGCGTGTACGTGCTCGTAGAGGCCGCGCGGCGCGCGGACCCCGACGTGACGGTTCACTACGCCGCGACCGTCCAGGAGGAGGTCGGCCTGCGGGGCGCGGCCGCCTTAGGTGTGGACGTCGACCCGGACCTCGCCGTCGCGATCGACGGGACGCTCGAACAGTCGTACCCCGGCGTCGACCCGGCGGACGCAATGTCGAAGCTCGGCGACGGCGTGGGCGTGAAGCGGAAGGACGCGAGCGTCGTCCCGACGCCCGCGGTCGTCGAACGGCTCGAGTCCCTCGCGGAGGAGCGCGGAATCGACTTCCAGCGCGAGGTGGCTCGGAACATCGGGACCGACGCCGGCGCGCTCCAGAACGCCGGGGGCGCGCGACCGGTCGGCGCCCTCTCCGTCCCCGTCCGGTACCACCACTCCGCCGTCGAGACGGCCGACGCGCGCGACGTTGAGGCCGCAGTCGACCTCCTCACCGCCTTCCTCGACACCGAGGACGGCGAGGGGTACGCGCCGAGCTGA
- a CDS encoding DUF5779 family protein: MSDWDLDLRDAEAKMDEAFAAAGDVVLGVLDGTTDPEEWVRSVDYGNTLVLSIEGDLNELAAPFARDVKEMDGELMHFRGFLVVTPPGVSIEADRLSDSGGDDDDVRDDGASDADGEDTGADRSGADADQN, from the coding sequence ATGAGCGACTGGGACCTCGACCTGCGGGACGCCGAAGCGAAGATGGACGAGGCGTTCGCGGCGGCGGGCGACGTCGTCCTCGGCGTCTTGGACGGCACGACCGACCCGGAGGAGTGGGTCCGCAGCGTTGATTACGGGAACACGCTGGTGCTGTCGATCGAGGGCGACCTCAACGAGCTCGCCGCCCCCTTCGCGCGCGACGTGAAGGAGATGGACGGCGAGCTGATGCACTTCCGCGGCTTCCTCGTGGTCACTCCACCGGGCGTGAGCATCGAGGCCGACCGGCTGAGCGACTCCGGCGGCGATGACGACGACGTCCGGGACGACGGTGCCAGCGACGCAGACGGGGAGGATACCGGCGCGGACCGGAGCGGCGCGGATGCCGACCAGAACTGA
- a CDS encoding DsbA family protein gives MERTRRSLLASAASVGVVGAAGCLGGGSGTSLDLSGVELDTGEYDCDLTEPSDPNLDYRPTLGDPDADVVVQAFEDFTCGHCASYKLDHFPTIRDEYIEPGEIRYEHWDWPIPVDETWAVPVASAARGVGARNGDEAFFEFASAAYETQGSYSGETLGAAAEAAGADPCAVLSDARFAAYGEASADDRSEGASMGVEGTPTIFVNGSPVEEGYGAQSIAVAIDAEL, from the coding sequence ATGGAACGCACGCGGCGATCCCTGCTCGCGAGTGCGGCGTCGGTGGGCGTCGTCGGCGCGGCGGGGTGTCTCGGCGGTGGCAGTGGAACCAGCCTCGACCTCAGCGGCGTCGAACTCGACACGGGCGAGTACGACTGCGACCTGACGGAGCCGTCGGACCCGAACCTCGACTACCGGCCGACCCTCGGCGACCCCGACGCCGACGTGGTCGTTCAGGCGTTCGAGGACTTCACCTGCGGACACTGCGCGAGCTACAAGCTCGACCACTTCCCGACGATCCGCGACGAGTACATCGAACCCGGCGAGATACGGTACGAACACTGGGACTGGCCGATCCCGGTCGACGAGACGTGGGCGGTCCCCGTCGCGAGCGCGGCCCGCGGCGTCGGCGCGCGCAACGGCGACGAGGCGTTCTTCGAGTTCGCCTCGGCGGCCTACGAGACGCAGGGGAGCTACAGCGGGGAGACGCTCGGCGCCGCCGCGGAGGCCGCCGGCGCGGACCCCTGCGCGGTGCTGTCCGACGCGCGGTTCGCGGCGTACGGGGAGGCGTCGGCGGACGATAGGTCGGAGGGCGCGTCGATGGGCGTCGAGGGGACGCCGACCATCTTCGTGAACGGGAGCCCCGTCGAGGAGGGGTACGGCGCCCAGTCGATCGCGGTGGCGATCGACGCCGAACTCTGA
- a CDS encoding long-chain-fatty-acid--CoA ligase — protein MHKPLLTTDFLDRARRHYADEEAVLAVDGTRYTYAELGERADRFSAALQARGIEKGDRVAVLDPNTHYHLEAAYGAMQVGAVHTPLNYRLTPDDFSYMLSDAGVDAIYADAEYAANVEAIRDEVPTETFLTNDADAVEGDWESFDAALDDADPDAYERPEMDEDEVITINYTSGTTGDPKGVCRTHRAETLHAYLISIHQEITDDDVYLWTLPMFHVNGWGHIYAITGAGARHVCTRGVDVAETFDRIRGEDISYFCAAPTVLNMLGDHHAEHGGATTGDNDVRVATAGAAPPEATIRTVEEEFGWELKHVYGATETGPLITTSDAKRHFDEGADDRFAVKKTQGIGYLGTEVRVVDEDGEDVAADGETIGEIVVRGNQVMDRYWNKPEATEEAFSERLEGYYHMGDLAVVDEDGFVSIQDRKKDIIISGGENISSIELEDTLFEHDVVSDVAVIPAPDERWGETPKAFVVPESGDPDDAGATPEELKAFVRDRVADYKTPGEVEFVAELPTTATGKIQKYELREREWDEEDRMVGEG, from the coding sequence ATGCACAAGCCGCTGTTGACGACGGACTTTCTGGACCGAGCGCGGCGCCACTACGCCGACGAGGAGGCCGTCCTCGCGGTCGACGGGACGCGATACACGTATGCGGAGCTCGGCGAGCGCGCCGACCGCTTCTCCGCCGCGCTTCAGGCGCGCGGGATCGAGAAGGGCGACCGGGTGGCGGTGTTGGACCCGAACACGCACTACCATCTGGAGGCCGCCTACGGCGCGATGCAGGTCGGCGCGGTTCACACGCCGCTGAACTACCGGCTCACGCCGGACGACTTCTCGTACATGCTCTCGGACGCCGGCGTCGACGCCATCTACGCCGACGCCGAGTACGCCGCGAACGTCGAGGCGATCCGCGACGAGGTGCCCACGGAGACGTTCCTCACGAACGATGCGGACGCGGTCGAGGGCGACTGGGAGTCGTTCGACGCCGCGCTCGACGACGCGGACCCCGACGCCTACGAGCGCCCGGAGATGGACGAGGACGAGGTGATAACGATCAACTACACCTCCGGGACCACCGGCGACCCGAAGGGGGTCTGCCGGACTCACCGCGCGGAGACGCTCCACGCGTACCTGATCTCGATCCATCAGGAGATCACCGACGACGACGTGTACCTCTGGACGCTGCCGATGTTCCACGTCAACGGCTGGGGCCACATCTACGCGATCACGGGGGCGGGCGCCCGGCACGTCTGTACCCGCGGGGTCGACGTCGCGGAGACGTTCGACCGGATCCGCGGCGAGGACATCTCGTACTTCTGTGCGGCGCCGACCGTCCTCAACATGCTCGGCGACCACCACGCCGAACACGGGGGCGCGACGACGGGCGACAACGACGTGCGGGTCGCCACGGCGGGCGCGGCGCCGCCGGAGGCGACGATCCGCACCGTCGAGGAGGAGTTCGGCTGGGAGCTCAAACACGTGTACGGTGCGACCGAGACGGGCCCGCTGATCACCACCTCAGACGCGAAGCGGCACTTCGACGAGGGCGCCGACGACCGGTTCGCCGTCAAGAAGACTCAGGGGATCGGCTACCTCGGCACGGAGGTGCGCGTCGTCGACGAGGACGGCGAGGACGTGGCCGCCGACGGCGAGACGATCGGCGAGATCGTCGTCCGCGGCAACCAGGTGATGGACCGCTACTGGAACAAGCCCGAGGCCACCGAGGAGGCGTTCTCGGAGCGGTTAGAGGGGTACTACCACATGGGCGACCTTGCGGTCGTCGACGAGGACGGCTTCGTCTCGATCCAAGACCGCAAGAAGGACATCATCATCTCCGGCGGGGAGAACATCTCCTCGATCGAGTTAGAGGACACCCTCTTCGAACACGACGTCGTCTCCGACGTCGCCGTCATCCCCGCGCCCGACGAGCGCTGGGGAGAGACGCCGAAGGCGTTCGTCGTCCCGGAGAGCGGCGATCCCGACGACGCGGGCGCGACGCCCGAGGAACTGAAGGCGTTCGTCCGCGACCGCGTCGCCGACTACAAGACGCCCGGCGAGGTGGAGTTCGTCGCGGAGCTTCCCACCACCGCGACCGGGAAGATCCAGAAGTACGAGCTGCGCGAGCGCGAGTGGGACGAGGAGGACCGGATGGTCGGAGAAGGGTAG
- a CDS encoding MFS transporter, whose translation MSDADSPAAVEPSADGRSVDAAGPADGSAFDAGEADAADRRRLGAVVLAVLISQVLLYPGVPDLVVALGAPAGIDAGMWFLVAEFGAFVTFAVVWGALSDALGRRTPLIVAGALGGTASYVALASLPGLGLGFEAALLVRVVGGALTIGAFSLSITLLMDLRGGNGRNMGTAGLAIGLGAAVGSVVGGALADLGALYPVYAGGAVLAAAGLLAATVDDRAGAGSTDPEVDSEAVEIDDVGFGAVIARARTTPGLLVPLAFGFVDRLTAGFFALVGVYYFQDPATFGLSAAGAGATLALFFVPFALLQSPFGALSDRIGRFLPVVAGSLAYGVVTIGVGVAPAYPIAAGLMVLVGVCGALMAPATMALVTDLVEPEVRGAAMGLFNVFGSLGFLTGFLIGGSATDAFGYTPAFLAVGGLELAIAIALLPAVRSISPGAGVIGRLGAEG comes from the coding sequence ATGAGCGACGCCGACTCCCCCGCCGCGGTCGAGCCCTCCGCCGACGGCCGCTCGGTCGACGCCGCCGGCCCGGCCGACGGCAGCGCGTTCGACGCGGGCGAGGCTGACGCCGCCGATCGCCGTCGCCTCGGCGCGGTCGTCCTCGCGGTGCTGATCTCGCAGGTCCTCCTCTACCCCGGCGTGCCCGACCTCGTCGTCGCGCTCGGCGCGCCCGCCGGTATCGACGCGGGGATGTGGTTCCTCGTCGCCGAGTTCGGCGCGTTCGTGACGTTCGCGGTCGTCTGGGGGGCGCTCTCGGACGCGCTCGGGCGGCGGACCCCCCTGATCGTCGCCGGCGCGCTCGGCGGCACGGCCTCGTACGTCGCGCTCGCGTCGCTGCCGGGGCTCGGACTCGGCTTCGAGGCCGCGCTCCTCGTCAGGGTCGTCGGGGGCGCGCTCACCATCGGCGCGTTCTCGCTCTCGATCACGCTGCTGATGGATCTGCGCGGCGGCAACGGCCGCAACATGGGGACCGCGGGGCTCGCGATCGGGCTCGGGGCGGCGGTCGGCTCGGTCGTCGGCGGGGCGCTCGCCGACCTCGGCGCGCTGTACCCGGTGTACGCGGGTGGGGCCGTGCTGGCCGCGGCGGGCCTGCTCGCGGCGACCGTCGACGACCGGGCGGGGGCTGGCTCCACGGACCCGGAAGTCGACTCCGAGGCAGTTGAGATCGACGACGTCGGCTTCGGCGCCGTGATCGCTCGCGCCCGGACGACGCCCGGCCTCCTCGTACCCCTAGCGTTCGGCTTCGTCGACCGGCTGACGGCGGGCTTTTTCGCCTTGGTCGGCGTCTACTACTTCCAGGACCCGGCGACGTTCGGGCTCTCGGCGGCCGGCGCGGGCGCGACGCTCGCGCTCTTTTTCGTTCCGTTCGCGCTGCTCCAGTCGCCGTTCGGGGCGCTCTCGGACCGGATCGGTCGCTTCCTCCCCGTGGTCGCCGGCTCGCTCGCGTACGGTGTCGTCACCATCGGCGTGGGCGTCGCGCCGGCGTACCCGATCGCCGCGGGGCTGATGGTGCTGGTCGGGGTCTGCGGCGCGCTGATGGCGCCGGCGACGATGGCGCTCGTCACCGACCTCGTCGAGCCGGAGGTCCGCGGCGCGGCGATGGGACTGTTCAACGTGTTCGGCTCGCTCGGCTTCCTCACGGGCTTTCTCATCGGCGGGAGCGCCACGGACGCGTTCGGCTACACGCCCGCGTTCCTCGCGGTCGGCGGGCTGGAGCTGGCCATCGCGATCGCGCTCCTCCCGGCGGTTCGCTCGATCTCGCCCGGCGCGGGCGTGATCGGCCGGCTCGGCGCCGAGGGGTGA